ACTCACCAGCAATAACATGTTTCTGAGGATTTGTCAAGCAAGATGCTATAATCACACACATGaccccatgcatgcatggtccAGGTCAGACCTTAATataatctgggtcagacccaatTAACCTGGACAAAGACTTGGTTTCAACCCTGTTTCCAATGCTGTAGAAGTAGCCTATAATCTATGGCTGTGCTTAAAAATATTGCATGGTGCTGTGGACTTAAGACCAACATTTGTTTGTGgtgtttcttttttttctatAGTGATAAAAGTCAAGTTGAAGCCACAAAATGAATGCCTTCTTATTAAGGTATTAAACAACAACATTCGACGACACTTCAAGAAAGTAGTTGCAATAGTAGCTGCACTTTTACTGTTGTCCTTGTTGAACATCCTATTTCTCAACTCTCACTTCACTATTCACAATAAGAAGTCACAGTTAAACTTTCACATTAACAATATATCCAACTATCCGCAATCTAACATTTCTGCCAAAGTTAATGACTCCAAAGAAAGTTTTCTTTTGGCATTGAATTATTTTGAGCAGCTAACTTGTGCTACACGCAACTTTTTATCATTCGGATATGTAGCACAAAATTTAGGAGCTAAAGTTGTAATTCCTTATTTGGTACATTCCCGACTTTACAGCATTCCTGATTTGCTTCCAGGTAGGGAAATTCCTGGACTATTTTATCCTCTTAACACTGTTTATGATATTAAAAAACTAAATGAAACGTTTTATTCACTAAGTAAAGCATATCTTGTGCATTTCAAAGATTTTATCCTTCATGCTCCTAGAGATATTGTATTGATAGACGTCATCCACAAGACTTTAGCTCCCAGAGAGTTTGGATTGATATATAAAGATTTGAAAAGGATATTGGAAGTTAATAAAACTGCATTTAATTGTAACCACTTAGTGTCAACATGGAATCAACCGTTATTTCATGGCATCGAACTAATGCTGAGAATATCTGCAAGATTTTTTGGTGCCAAAGAATTTGtaattaaaaattatatttgTATTTCATTAGATGCTGATGTTACCACTGATGAAATCAAGCAACTCATTGGTCCAAAGTCACAAACTATTATATTTACACAATGGAGGAGCTGTGCTTATCATAGTTGTGAGATGAATGCACCACGGACCATTGGTAACCCTGTTAGAAATAGAATCCTACATCATAAACCAGTACAATCACTTCCTCCACAATCAATCAGCCATATGCCATTACCATTCAATGATACCATCAAATCCACTGCCACAAAGTTTCTTCGAAAAATCAAGATATTTTTTCCGTATATTTCCTTGCATATAAGAATTGAAAAGTTATCCCGCATCAATGAAAAAATCAGTGGGCATACCGATTGCTGTTTTAGACTGCTGGATGGTTTACTGGAATCGTTAAAAGAGAAATATTTCAACCAGACCTTGATGATTACCGATATTAGTGAATATGGCAGTGACGCTTGTTATGATAAAGTTTGTGCACCACATGCAAAGAAAGTTAAGAAGATGCTAAAACAGAGACAGTTGGTACAGTATAGTTTTGACCCGAAGGTGGTTGGGAGCAGTGAGAATCCTGCATTTGCTTCACTAGCAGAGATGTATATGTTAGCAATGGGTGATCGGTTGATTGTGATGGGGAATGGAAGTTTCAAGAACCAAATCATTACCCATTTCCTTTACTCTCACTCCAGGAATCATCTTTATCACGTCTGTACTGAAAGTGGTAATATTTTGAATGAGTTTAGTGATCTTGATGTGGACTGTTTTGTATAATATCCAGTGGCTATGTCACACACTGGTAATATTTTTATACTCACTTTTTTTTATGTATTGTATAAATGTCATTGATCACAGTGTGCATTACAGTGCATAGTCATAGTTAGGCCCCtatatttggtgattattagtttctcatccagcctttctaattattatggtgcgggcgggagggtattaccattatgccattattttataatattaacacactgatgtacagaccttgtccaaattgtctttctttcttactacaaacatttccttcaccagctaattctacttttcgtgatcgccaactcgGTTTTCGACactcaactgaaagcctgctttgatgaagtcgatagagcacgattgcaactggcactgcagcaatttgctaaggaaaacaacagttctcctggcgatatatagcgcagtGTAGCGTTTATCAATAAACAATTATAACAgtttattgtatgattattaattagttagctaactatattattgtatataagttttttttttaaaaggtacaaattaatgacataagataaaacagtacataataaacaaaaacaaattatctcagttacatatgggcctcataagtttttgctatgtagttgcaaatttgttaaattctttttgtacagatcaggctccttgagccttctttacctgtaatactaatgcacttgtcaatttcatgccccacccccgggtgtccccacaccccaagtggggatttgacattgcttcttgtccccacccctggggcaattgacagttctccaattcactgactgatttttcggtagttgcatttctaaacaattaaatcgtactcactataattttactagctacaggtgtataccagGTTAATTATtagttgcatgcatgaaatatgcgcttatccttgaggtgttgtcaaatcccctactagggggtggggacatagtggggatttgacagccgattttgccccagtagtggggaatttgacaccacgattcgtcaaatcccctgtattcccccaccacccccgggggtgggggggtggggcatgaaattgacaagtgcataatacTAATAGATTGGTATcgcgtgttcttctgagcatgcacagagtaaggccactccaaataaattctctgtttcccgtcctgggctcaagcatatttgtatgcgggcgggcggttcattttcattataagattggcagcttttcaaaccattatttacctggcacaaccataaaaagctgcataaatgcATGCTTAACTTcaccttaagcttgttccttcctttttaagttgcaaaaataacacaaacgtgaagtttgtgccgacttgatagcactgctgacacgtgagctgacatggtttcaagtgagcctgtcagtatgcaacaataaccggaaaataatggaagaatacggaataatggaatatttataacttgatgcgggcggtggacgggaaacagagaatttatttggagtggcctaaataatggcttaccgtgcggtagcttaagaaggatgcgggcggtggatttatgtcatataaatattattagctataaaCATGACAGATAGCTATATGCAGTTGACACGTTCATGACGTTTATTTTCGTACACTAGACCTACTCACGAAGTTTTGCGCGTGTTGAAAAGCAGCTTGCAACACCTTGTCTTTCGTGTAAAATTGGCCTTTATAAATGACCTGTccctttgaccgcggtcgcagatcgatCGTACTACAGTGGCTACTGGAGTGACACCACCCAGCTTAAAATTGGACAACCTTATGCTTACAGTATGTACTTTGAGCACGCAGCGACTTTTTTTGTTTGGTCTTcgctaccaaaaatcctggagctgcacttgagtctagtccacattgctggtagtgtttgaggtctcactcctaaaattgttgagaGGTTGGCATGCCTGGtggctattggagtgacaccatCCAGcttcaaggggtagtcacttcagtaccgtctgttgaaacacttgcgaccgggatttaatcaagcgatcaaggggcttttgtacagtgaatcaagcgatcaagacgtCTGCAAAAGTGTCGATCAAGCACCTTTCAAAGCTAACTTTAGCAACACGATAATTTACTAGTGTTTTACGGTAGACTATCAAGAATCAAGGCACTTTTATAAGTgtaatcaagcgatcaaggcgaAATTTCGACgatcaaaattcttgatcccggtcgcaagtgtatcaactggcggtatggaagtgactaccccttgagcTTGTGAGTCTCGTAATAATTCGATTGTGGGTGGAGACTGTGGAACTAGCGAACTACACGGATCTATCTCTTCATGCTCTTGTACAAGAAATAGATACTCGCAGTGATTGTTTAATTGGTCAGTTTTTACTCTGGGAGCGAGGCTAGTTTACAAGTAGTATGACGGTAATTAATATAATAGTACCAGGAGCTCATACGCATCGAAGGCGCAAATAAGCCGCTCCTGGTAATATACTGTTAACATGTACCGTGCCACAGGCTATACAGTTTAGCTTAACTTGTTCTTTTCCTTTTGTCTAttatttagcaaaattgtgaaGCTTGACATGGGTGAAGAAGCATCCAGAGTGCCTTCCAGTTATTGTCTCGTGTCCAGACCACTTAGTTTTTTGTGGCACTCCAGTATATATCCTGTAGTCCAATATTTGTCCTCTGTCAAAGTGAAAGTCAAGCTGGAACTTGCAGTTGGTCAAACAAGGAATAGTCACTggcaatagtcctgtagaaccatctgctaCCGAATCAAAATGGAATCAAGAGATTAGTTCATACTAAATGAAGTGGTCAAATAGTCCTACAAATGAGGTGATATACTCTAACTTGTTAAAGATGCAATCAAGCACTCAAACTTGTTAGCAAAACGAAAATTTATGATGCTTTAATATTAACCTGTCAAGCAATTTTCAGGTGAAATAAAGCTATATTTAGTTGATCAAAATTTTTGATCCCGGTTGCAgtggactattggtagtgactaccccttgtcaAAGGACAAACACAATTCGTAAAGTGTATACCACGATACTTTTAGTTTTACAAATATGCAGGACTTCCCTAAAGAGTGGTAGAGCTGTGCAGCACTGCTCTACTTTACTCAAAATTGTTTTGTTGTGATAaaagaatgtatataattaagagATTGCATGGCTTTGATTGTTGGTAACAATTTGGCAGTTATGCCACTCTATTTTGCTAGAGAACGATATATAAGTTTCTATGGTCACATTTTTTATCAAACTTAATTTAGACATGATAACccttgtacatttcattttttaTGCCCATGTAGTAGATGTTCCAACACACCCCGTCCCCCTTGATGTAACACTTATAATGCCCTACCTGCCCTTGGGGGAGGTAAAAACATCAGATTTGTTCAAATCCACATTATTTGCTTCAAGCTTGAGGTAAAGGTTTTGATCATATGACTAGAATAGCTAGGTAGGTCAAAGGAAACTTTCATGTACCAGGGTTGCTGGCAAAAACATAATGATTAAACACATTATCAATGATTTACAAAGTACTGTTCAGGGTCATTGTGCTACAGTATATGGTAGCTAAGCCTTACACACTTGCTACCGATATGGCATTGTCCATCACACGATTATAGCTAATACATTGGTTGGCAACCAACAGGCTCACACTCTTGGCAGCTTAAAATTAATATCATAGTCATTGTGAAATGAATGCAGCAAACCATACTTGTTAACAGTACCACCCAGTCTAAAGAAGGCATCCATCCACTCGGCCTGACTTGATGTAAATTGTGATTGGAATTAACAGGAACTTATAAGTGCTGAAGGTACCTTCAGCACCTGGAATTAATGTTACGTGTattaaatacataattatatatatacgtatatatatatatgtcgaTTTGGGTCGATGCAGTCTGGTCTGGATGGCCTTTACAAGACACTGTAAAATTGTTACTGTAAAATAAGGGGTTCGGATGAACCCCCTGGGTATGGGCCTGGTATCGACCCTCTTGGAGATCTTCTCACCTGCT
The Dysidea avara chromosome 7, odDysAvar1.4, whole genome shotgun sequence genome window above contains:
- the LOC136261362 gene encoding uncharacterized protein: MIKVKLKPQNECLLIKVLNNNIRRHFKKVVAIVAALLLLSLLNILFLNSHFTIHNKKSQLNFHINNISNYPQSNISAKVNDSKESFLLALNYFEQLTCATRNFLSFGYVAQNLGAKVVIPYLVHSRLYSIPDLLPGREIPGLFYPLNTVYDIKKLNETFYSLSKAYLVHFKDFILHAPRDIVLIDVIHKTLAPREFGLIYKDLKRILEVNKTAFNCNHLVSTWNQPLFHGIELMLRISARFFGAKEFVIKNYICISLDADVTTDEIKQLIGPKSQTIIFTQWRSCAYHSCEMNAPRTIGNPVRNRILHHKPVQSLPPQSISHMPLPFNDTIKSTATKFLRKIKIFFPYISLHIRIEKLSRINEKISGHTDCCFRLLDGLLESLKEKYFNQTLMITDISEYGSDACYDKVCAPHAKKVKKMLKQRQLVQYSFDPKVVGSSENPAFASLAEMYMLAMGDRLIVMGNGSFKNQIITHFLYSHSRNHLYHVCTESGNILNEFSDLDVDCFV